A segment of the Anaerolineae bacterium genome:
CATCAACGTGACCGAACAGGACGCCGTGGGCTTCACCCGCCAACTGACCGGGGGAAGGGGTGTAGACACAGTGATCGAGTGCGTGGGCGGCGACCAGGATGAGACTCTGCCCCAGGCCTGCGAGATGCTGCGCAAGGAAGGCCGGCTGGTGGTGGTGGGCTCCTTTGCGCGGGATGCGGCCACCATCCGGATCATCACTTTCAAGTTTGGCCAGATGGAGATGTTTGGTTCTCAGGGCTTCCCCGAGGGCTATGGCCCTCTGCTGGATCTGATCTCCAGCGGCCGGATTGACGTGCTCCCCATGATGACCCACCAGGTGGGGCTGGATCAGGTCCCGGAAGCGATGAAGATGCTGGAGGAGAAGCGCGACAACGTGGTCAAGGTGGTCATTGAGCCCTGAGCCTGAGGGCCGGCGATGGAGCGACACAGGGGGACACACTCTTCGGTTGCCCTACCTCTTACCCTTGACGGTTCGTCAGCTGCCTGTGATAATGGTTCCAGATTGGAATCGGAATGGAGTTGTACGTGCGCACGATCACGGTGAAGAACGTACCCGGCGAGTTGTACGAGCGTCTGAAGCAGTCTGCCGAAGCCAACCGCCGAAGCATCAACAGCGAGGTCATCGTGTGTATTGAGCGCGCCCTTCGCAGCCGCCAGGTGGACACTGAGGCGGTCCTGGCCAGAGCGCGGAGGCTGCGCCAAGAGACGAGCGGACACCCAATTAGCGATAATGAGTTCGCGGAGGCGAAAGCGACTGGCCGCCCATGATAGTTGTAGACACGAACGTCATTGGTTATCTGTACCTCACAAGCGAACGGTCGGTGCAGGCAGAGCAAGCTTTTCTCAAGGATCAGCGATGGGCCGCGCCGCTGCTCTGGCGCAGCGAGTTCCGCAACGTACTGGCGATCTGCTTGCGCAGGAAGGTCCTGACTCTGGAGACGGCGCGGCAGATCATGAATGAAGCTATGGACCTGATGTCAGGTCGGGAGTATGAGGTCGTGTCGTCACACGTGCTGCACCTGGTGGCCCAGAGTACATGCTCTGCGTATGACTGTGAGTTTGTGGCTTTGGCTCAGGATCTGGGCGTGCCTCTGGTGACCGTTGACAGGCAAGTCCTAGCCCAGTTCCCCGATATTGCCCTGGAACTGGGCAGTTACGCTGCAGGTAAGGGCCGATGATGGCAGCCAGTGGCTGCTCCAGCGACCACGGCAGTGTGTGCTGGCCTGAAAGAAGCACTGAGTTTTGCCGTGAGACAAGGAGGGCCGACTGGTGGTGGTGGGCTCCTTTGCGCGGGACGCGGCCACCATCCGGATCATCACTTTCAAGTTTGGCCAGATGGAGATGTTTGGTTCTCAGGGCTTCCCCGAGGGCTACGGCCCTCTGCTGGATCTGATCTCCAGCGGCCGGATTGACGTGCTCCCCATGATGACCCATCAGGTGGGGCTGGATCAGGTCCCGGAGGCGATGAAGATGCTGGAGGAGAAGCGAGACAACGTGGTCAAGGTGGTCATTGAGCCGTAGAACTCGTGTCCAGCGCAGGGGGGCGGGGCGACCTTCCGCTCGAGCAGCCGCCCCGGCCGGCAAGGAAGCCGTGGGGCGCAAGGTGGCCATGGTGTTGCTGGGCGTCACGGTAGCGGTGGTGTTCGCCTATGCCGCCACTAGCCTGGGGGTCCTCCGCTGGGCGGCGCTGGCCACGGCCCTGGGAACCGTGGCCGCCGCGGTGTACTACTTCATCGAGCGAGGGCGCCGGTCGTTGGAGCTGGAAGCTGCCTTCCGGCAAGCCACTGAGCACCTAGGGCAGGATGAGAAGCCTCGCCAGGTGCAGGTGAGCGGGCCTGGGCTGCCCAAGGACGAAGTGGGGCCGGCCCGAATGGTAGCCGAAGGTGACCGCTGGTTCCTGGAGGTGGGCCAGGAGCGGATCGAGTACGAGCTCGACGACCCGGGGGCGCTGACGGCCTGGCCTGACCACCGGTTGGCCGATTTCGCCGCCCAGCTGGCCCGGCGCCGGCGGCTGACGCTGCGCTGCTGTGGCACTTGTGCCCACTTTGGGCACTCCCGGGTCAGCCGGCTAGCCAGCGCCGGTTGGGTGGGCTACTGCACCCTCTCGGGCCAGGGCACTCTGGAACCGGAGAGGGACGCCGTCCACATCTGGCACGTCTGTAGGAGGTGGGAACAGCGTTCTGGCTTCTGATGGGACGGCTGATCGCCGCCGATGAGGAGAGTGCGGGAGCGGCGCAGGCGGGCGCCCGAACGGCAATACTTACGTAAGTTAACTTGACTCCCGATCGGCTCCGGCATAGGCTACGGCCCGTAGTGAACAAGGAGGTGACGGAGGTTTCGATGGACCATGTTGTGCGGCAGCCCTCTACGGAGAGGGCGATCAAGGCAGATGCTCTCAGGGTTGAGATCTTCCCGAGCCGCGAGGCTCTGGGCGAGGCGGCCGCCGGCGATGTGGCGGAGCGCATGCGCCAGTGTATTGCGGAGGAGGGAAAGGTGACGATGGTATTCGCCTCGGCGCCCTCGCAAAACGAGTTCCTGGCCAGCCTGGCGGCGGAGCCGGGGATAGACTGGGGCAAGGTAGTGGCTTTCCACCTGGACGAGTACGTGGGCCTACCAGGTGATGCCCCACAGGGTTTCGGGAACTTCCTGCGTCGGCACCTGTTCGACAAGGTGCAGCCTGGCACCATCTTCTTCATGAATGGCAATGCGCCCGACCCGGAGGCGGAGTGCCGGCGGTATGCAGAGCTCTTAGAGGAGTACCCCCTCGACATCGCCTGCATCGGCATCGGCGAGAACGGCCACATCGCCTTCAATGACCCTCACGTCGCCGACTTCGACGACCCGGTGAAGGTGAAGCTGGTTCAGCTAGACGAGCGCAGCCGCATGCAGCAGGTACACGATGGCTGCTTCGCCAGCCTGGACGACGTGCCCAAGACGGCGATCACCATGACCATACCGGCCATCGTCGCTGCGGCGGCGGTGCACTGTATGGTGCCGGGATCCACCAAGGCTGCTGCCGTCCGCTGCACCGTGCAGGGTCCCATCAGCACCGATTGCCCGGCGAGCATCCTGCGCCGTCACCGAGACGCTACCCTGTACGTGGACGTGGACTCAGCGGCCGAACTGAAGGGGATAGGTTATAGGTTATAGGGGATAGGGCATAGGGCATCGGTCACAGGCTATCACAGGGTGCAGGGGACTGGTCATAGAGGGCCTGGGGACCACCGGCTATCAGTGTCCACCCTCTGTGCCCTATAACCTATAACCTGTCCCCTATAACCTGCCTTGCGTTGTCCCAGTAGATGCGGCGCAGCTCCTCCTCGGTGAAACCTCCCTCCTCGAACATGCCGATGGTCCAGAAGGGGCTGATGAGGTTCATGTCGCTCCCGAAGACCATTCGGTCTACCCCTACCATGCCGGCGATAGCCCGGGCCTTGCCCCGATCAATGATGCTGGAGCACAAGTCCATGTAGGCATTGGGGTACTCGGCCAGCATGGGGACCACCGTACGCCAGCTGCCCCCGCCGGAATGCGCGATGATGAAGTTCATGTCTACACTGCCTATGACGGAGGCCATCTGGCGAGCGACCTCTGGGCTGAAGGTATGATGGAGCATGGCCAGGCCGTGTCGCTCCGCCGCCTCCAGGATGCGGCGGTACTCGGGCCCGTCGAAGGGGACGCCATGGTAGTCGGAGCGACTCTTGATCCCCACTGCCTGAGGGTGAGAGGCGTACCTCTCGATCTCGCGCACGGATTCTTCGGGGCGAAGCGGGTCTACGTAGATGTAGCCCCGCAGCTGAGGGTAGTGCTCCAGGGCGCGGAAGAGCCTGGCGTTGCCCCGCGTCATCTCATGGAACACCGACTCGGTGTGCGATATGCAGGCGATCTTGATGTTTGCCCGGGGCATGAGGTTGCCGGTTAGGCCCTCGAACGTGGTGTTGCGGATGAGCGACACGTTGTAAGGGCCGCAATGAACGTGAACGTCTATCTTGTCCATCTCCAGGCTCATAGGCCCAGCAGCTCCATAGCGTTGTCGCAGGCGATGCGGCGGCGATCGGACTCGGCTATCTCGGCCTGCTGCAGCAGGAGCAGCGAGGGCAGGACGTCGTCGAAGGGATAGTCGGAGCCGTACACCAGTCGGTGGGCGCCCACGTGGCGGCAGAAAAGCTCGATGCCATCGGGCCCGGTGAGGCGGCCGGCGTCGAAGTAGAGGCGGGGGTAGTCCCGAGCCAGGGCGATCACCTCGGCCTCGAAGGTGTAGCCCAACCCAGTGCAGATGATGGTGGCGCCCGTGTCGTGGGAGAGCCGGGCCAGCCGGTGAGGGTCGTCCAGGGACACGGCGTCGGCGATGCAGGGCAACCCGGCTCGGGCCAGATCGCGCATCATGGCGGCCACGCAGTAGAGATCCAGGCTATAGCCTTCCAGCCGGTTCAGGAAGCGGAAGACGCGGAAACCCTGCTCCCGA
Coding sequences within it:
- a CDS encoding Arc family DNA-binding protein produces the protein MELYVRTITVKNVPGELYERLKQSAEANRRSINSEVIVCIERALRSRQVDTEAVLARARRLRQETSGHPISDNEFAEAKATGRP
- a CDS encoding type II toxin-antitoxin system VapC family toxin, translated to MIVVDTNVIGYLYLTSERSVQAEQAFLKDQRWAAPLLWRSEFRNVLAICLRRKVLTLETARQIMNEAMDLMSGREYEVVSSHVLHLVAQSTCSAYDCEFVALAQDLGVPLVTVDRQVLAQFPDIALELGSYAAGKGR
- a CDS encoding glucosamine-6-phosphate deaminase translates to MDHVVRQPSTERAIKADALRVEIFPSREALGEAAAGDVAERMRQCIAEEGKVTMVFASAPSQNEFLASLAAEPGIDWGKVVAFHLDEYVGLPGDAPQGFGNFLRRHLFDKVQPGTIFFMNGNAPDPEAECRRYAELLEEYPLDIACIGIGENGHIAFNDPHVADFDDPVKVKLVQLDERSRMQQVHDGCFASLDDVPKTAITMTIPAIVAAAAVHCMVPGSTKAAAVRCTVQGPISTDCPASILRRHRDATLYVDVDSAAELKGIGYRL
- a CDS encoding amidohydrolase, translating into MSLEMDKIDVHVHCGPYNVSLIRNTTFEGLTGNLMPRANIKIACISHTESVFHEMTRGNARLFRALEHYPQLRGYIYVDPLRPEESVREIERYASHPQAVGIKSRSDYHGVPFDGPEYRRILEAAERHGLAMLHHTFSPEVARQMASVIGSVDMNFIIAHSGGGSWRTVVPMLAEYPNAYMDLCSSIIDRGKARAIAGMVGVDRMVFGSDMNLISPFWTIGMFEEGGFTEEELRRIYWDNARQVIGDRL
- a CDS encoding amidohydrolase family protein is translated as MPLDVTDVKTLFGSWPKLRLDVSPDALVADLRRHGIARALTLSTAAALYDERSGNQETLQECRSRPELIPVATLHPYNYLASEGAIPALREQGFRVFRFLNRLEGYSLDLYCVAAMMRDLARAGLPCIADAVSLDDPHRLARLSHDTGATIICTGLGYTFEAEVIALARDYPRLYFDAGRLTGPDGIELFCRHVGAHRLVYGSDYPFDDVLPSLLLLQQAEIAESDRRRIACDNAMELLGL